A region of Beijerinckia sp. 28-YEA-48 DNA encodes the following proteins:
- a CDS encoding amidase — MTDMIKTPADAVDGWMPGGRFNIAGAASGPLAGLRFAVKDLFDVAGFPTSAGNPTWPATHPVPTVSSPLVSTLLAAGASCVGKTITDELAYSLHGDNIHYGTPLNANAPDRVTGGSSSGSAAVVAAKLVDFALGTDTGGSTRVPASYCGLHGLRPTHGILSADGLVPLHPSYDTPTFLAHDQATFLKVAETLLPQSDFRPSRVLIASDACALADDVFAGPLGAVIATLEAMLKTSAQTVAVSGAASLADWRGIYMTSGAHEGWQIHGEWITQQKPTFAPAIAGRWQAASKVTSDMATPARQQAQDIRAKVRGLLADDAILVLPSAASFAPLRDADPAAVDAVRLRTMAITCIGGLSRLPQISIPFRSSEGIPLGVSIMGPAGSDLALVRIAKEVFECQSMIVNQI; from the coding sequence ATGACCGATATGATCAAAACCCCTGCGGATGCCGTCGATGGCTGGATGCCCGGCGGACGGTTCAATATAGCCGGCGCCGCGTCCGGCCCGCTCGCTGGATTGCGTTTCGCCGTGAAGGATTTGTTCGATGTCGCCGGTTTTCCGACCAGCGCCGGCAATCCCACCTGGCCTGCAACCCATCCGGTACCGACCGTCAGCAGCCCGCTGGTTTCAACGCTGCTCGCGGCTGGCGCCTCGTGCGTTGGCAAGACCATCACGGACGAATTGGCCTATAGCCTCCACGGCGACAACATTCACTACGGCACGCCGCTGAATGCCAACGCGCCCGATCGCGTGACCGGCGGCTCCTCCAGCGGCTCGGCCGCGGTGGTGGCGGCGAAACTGGTCGACTTCGCTCTCGGCACGGACACAGGCGGCTCGACCCGCGTGCCCGCGAGCTATTGCGGACTTCATGGATTGCGCCCGACCCATGGCATACTCTCGGCCGACGGACTGGTGCCGCTGCATCCAAGCTACGACACCCCGACATTCCTGGCTCACGATCAAGCGACCTTTTTGAAGGTCGCGGAAACCTTGCTGCCGCAAAGCGATTTCCGCCCCTCTCGCGTGTTGATTGCGTCTGATGCCTGCGCCCTGGCCGACGATGTTTTCGCTGGGCCCCTCGGCGCTGTGATCGCGACCCTTGAAGCGATGCTGAAAACCTCAGCGCAGACGGTGGCGGTTTCAGGCGCGGCTTCGCTCGCCGATTGGCGTGGCATCTATATGACATCGGGCGCCCACGAGGGCTGGCAGATCCATGGCGAATGGATCACACAACAGAAGCCCACATTCGCACCAGCCATTGCTGGCCGCTGGCAGGCCGCCAGCAAGGTGACTTCCGATATGGCGACGCCAGCCAGGCAGCAAGCGCAGGACATTCGCGCCAAGGTCCGAGGCTTGCTCGCGGACGATGCTATTCTGGTTCTGCCCTCGGCAGCCAGCTTCGCACCCTTGCGCGACGCCGATCCGGCCGCCGTGGACGCTGTTCGCTTGCGCACCATGGCGATCACCTGCATTGGCGGCCTGTCCCGCCTGCCGCAGATCAGCATCCCTTTCCGTTCTTCCGAGGGCATACCGCTCGGTGTATCCATCATGGGGCCGGCCGGTTCCGACCTTGCGCTTGTCCGCATCGCGAAGGAAGTTTTCGAATGCCAATCGATGATCGTAAATCAGATCTAA
- a CDS encoding GntR family transcriptional regulator, translated as MPIDDRKSDLTAPAAEETKAIGVGPGLRRAMPADETPIYKTIFDGIMNQRLMPGTKLPENELCDVFGASRSLVRRVLQRLAHDHIVEIRPNRGAIVATPSPEETRQIFEARRGLEGALVKLAARNATAADYAKLRQQLHEEHEAMHRFDQPSWARLASAFHLQVATLANNPILEAYLQEIVSRCSLIVAVYQPWGNASCEHDEHASIVDCMESGQVDRAIELMEQHLLQLEGNISFSRDNSKLSLKDRLGLK; from the coding sequence ATGCCAATCGATGATCGTAAATCAGATCTAACCGCGCCCGCGGCGGAAGAAACAAAGGCTATCGGAGTGGGGCCGGGGCTACGGCGCGCCATGCCAGCGGATGAGACGCCGATCTACAAGACCATTTTCGACGGCATCATGAACCAGCGCCTGATGCCGGGCACTAAACTGCCAGAGAATGAACTGTGCGACGTTTTCGGCGCCAGCCGCTCGCTGGTGCGCCGCGTCTTGCAAAGACTGGCGCATGATCACATCGTCGAAATACGGCCCAATCGCGGGGCGATTGTCGCCACACCCTCACCCGAGGAGACGCGGCAGATCTTCGAGGCGCGGCGCGGGCTCGAAGGCGCTCTCGTGAAGCTCGCGGCGCGCAACGCCACCGCGGCCGACTATGCCAAACTGCGCCAGCAGCTTCATGAAGAGCATGAAGCGATGCATCGTTTCGATCAGCCCTCCTGGGCGCGTCTCGCCAGCGCTTTTCACCTGCAGGTGGCCACCCTGGCCAACAACCCTATCCTTGAAGCCTATCTTCAAGAGATCGTGTCGCGCTGCTCGCTTATCGTGGCGGTTTATCAGCCCTGGGGCAATGCCTCGTGCGAACACGACGAGCACGCCAGCATTGTCGACTGCATGGAATCCGGACAAGTCGACCGCGCGATCGAGCTGATGGAACAGCACCTGCTGCAGCTTGAGGGCAACATCTCGTTTAGCCGCGACAACAGCAAACTCAGCTTGAAAGACAGGTTGGGGCTCAAATAA
- a CDS encoding hydroxymethylglutaryl-CoA lyase, with amino-acid sequence MSNQITICECFARDGLQHETAILPTDAKIAVIDAFTAAGFPRIEATSYSHPDHVPAFRDASQVLAGIKRQAGVAYKATCPNPRAIERALADLARGYGAEELSLLISATDRHSERNLRSTRQAQWDKVAEMVRLADGRFRLVGVISVALGCPFEGAVDPGVVVADVARFAALGVSLVAIGDTTGHGTPKSVRALFRRLAAEVPGVIPVAHFHNTRGTGLANCMAALEAGCRYFDSAIGGVGGHPTQIKYGGGFTGNVATEDLVNLLEAEGFSTGLDRDALLAASRQCEHLLGRKLNSMVARAGFGLLPETRLTHVE; translated from the coding sequence ATGTCCAATCAAATCACCATCTGTGAGTGCTTTGCCCGTGATGGGCTCCAGCACGAAACCGCCATACTGCCGACGGACGCAAAAATCGCGGTGATCGATGCCTTCACGGCCGCCGGTTTTCCGCGCATCGAGGCGACGAGCTACAGCCATCCCGATCACGTTCCAGCCTTCCGCGATGCCTCCCAAGTGCTGGCCGGCATCAAGCGCCAAGCCGGCGTAGCCTATAAGGCGACGTGTCCGAACCCGCGCGCGATCGAGCGCGCCTTGGCCGACTTAGCGCGCGGTTACGGCGCCGAAGAACTCAGTCTCCTGATCTCGGCGACCGACCGCCACAGCGAACGCAATCTGCGCAGCACCCGGCAAGCGCAGTGGGACAAGGTGGCGGAGATGGTCCGCCTTGCCGACGGACGCTTTCGCCTCGTCGGCGTCATCTCGGTGGCGCTCGGCTGTCCCTTCGAGGGGGCGGTTGATCCCGGCGTCGTCGTCGCCGATGTCGCCCGCTTCGCCGCGCTTGGTGTTTCATTGGTCGCGATCGGCGACACCACGGGCCATGGCACGCCGAAAAGCGTGCGGGCGCTGTTTCGCCGCCTCGCGGCGGAGGTCCCCGGCGTCATTCCCGTCGCGCATTTTCACAACACGCGCGGCACCGGCCTCGCCAATTGCATGGCGGCGTTGGAGGCGGGCTGCCGCTATTTTGACAGCGCCATAGGCGGTGTCGGCGGCCATCCGACTCAGATCAAATATGGCGGCGGTTTTACCGGCAATGTCGCGACGGAGGATTTGGTCAATCTTCTCGAAGCCGAAGGCTTTTCAACCGGATTGGATCGTGACGCACTCCTGGCCGCTTCGCGCCAGTGCGAGCACCTTCTGGGACGGAAACTCAACAGCATGGTAGCGCGCGCCGGTTTCGGCCTGCTGCCGGAAACAAGGCTCACACATGTCGAATGA
- a CDS encoding alpha/beta hydrolase, which yields MRKGLLTFSALAFVVLGVTCATADTKRTRELVKSGEVTIDVIVEGNGPVVVMLPSRGRDSEDYDVVAQKIAAAGFRVLRPQPRGVGASRGPMQDVTLHDFARDIAAVIEAQRSGPAVIVGHAYGNWVARMTAVDFPQAVRGIVLAAAAAKKYPPELSDYVSKSADMSLSEAERLKYLKLTFFAPGNDPSEWLHGWYEDVSQSQRLASQKTKQEEWWSGGKVPLLDLQADQDPFKTPAQRDELKAEFGDRVSIAVVSNASHALLPEQPQAVADAIVAWIKKL from the coding sequence ATGAGAAAAGGGCTTTTAACGTTCTCGGCTCTTGCGTTTGTCGTGCTGGGGGTGACTTGCGCCACGGCTGACACGAAGCGCACGCGCGAATTGGTGAAATCGGGGGAGGTGACCATCGACGTCATTGTCGAGGGGAACGGTCCGGTTGTCGTCATGCTCCCCTCTCGCGGGCGCGATTCCGAGGATTATGACGTGGTGGCCCAGAAGATCGCGGCCGCTGGCTTCCGTGTTCTTCGTCCGCAGCCGCGCGGCGTCGGCGCAAGCCGCGGGCCGATGCAGGACGTCACCCTGCATGATTTCGCCCGCGACATCGCGGCTGTGATCGAAGCGCAACGCAGTGGGCCAGCCGTGATCGTCGGCCATGCCTATGGCAATTGGGTCGCCCGCATGACCGCCGTCGATTTTCCCCAAGCGGTGCGCGGCATCGTGCTCGCGGCTGCCGCCGCCAAGAAATATCCTCCCGAGCTCAGTGACTACGTCAGCAAGAGCGCCGACATGTCTCTCTCCGAGGCGGAGCGGTTGAAATATCTCAAGCTGACCTTCTTCGCCCCTGGCAACGACCCTTCCGAGTGGCTGCACGGCTGGTATGAAGACGTGAGCCAAAGCCAACGCCTCGCCTCGCAAAAGACGAAGCAGGAGGAATGGTGGTCGGGCGGTAAGGTCCCATTGCTCGACCTGCAGGCGGATCAAGATCCGTTTAAGACGCCCGCCCAGCGCGACGAACTCAAAGCCGAATTTGGCGATCGCGTGTCGATTGCGGTTGTGTCGAATGCCAGTCACGCCCTGCTTCCAGAACAACCGCAGGCTGTTGCCGACGCCATCGTGGCTTGGATCAAGAAACTTTGA
- a CDS encoding enoyl-CoA hydratase/isomerase family protein, with translation MDPVLLQREGAIARVTLNRASARNALNLPMCLALREAFTALDADAQVRVVLLDALGPVFCAGADLKERQGKDEAWVRSRRLASFAAYETIERCSKPVIAVVDGPVVGSGGEIAMACDFIIASRSASFRFPEPQWGTVGATQRLQRVIGKRRAKELLFTGRDMPVDEAYGLGLVARIVDAVGPAADDIARTIAKAPPLAMALTKQAVELGEEVALATGIRIEMAQIERVLADGGWRAGIEAFARDVNPAKGE, from the coding sequence ATGGACCCCGTCCTGCTGCAACGTGAAGGCGCCATCGCGCGTGTGACACTCAATCGCGCGTCCGCGCGCAACGCCTTGAACCTGCCGATGTGCCTGGCGCTGCGTGAGGCTTTCACGGCGTTGGACGCGGATGCGCAGGTGCGCGTCGTGCTTCTCGATGCGCTTGGGCCGGTCTTTTGCGCCGGGGCCGATCTCAAGGAGCGCCAGGGCAAGGACGAAGCCTGGGTGCGCAGCCGCCGCCTCGCCTCCTTTGCCGCCTATGAGACGATCGAGCGCTGCAGCAAGCCGGTGATCGCCGTGGTCGATGGACCGGTGGTCGGTTCGGGCGGCGAGATCGCCATGGCGTGCGATTTCATCATCGCCTCTCGCTCAGCCAGCTTCCGCTTTCCGGAGCCGCAATGGGGCACGGTCGGCGCCACGCAGCGGCTGCAACGGGTGATCGGCAAACGACGCGCCAAGGAATTGCTCTTCACCGGCCGCGACATGCCCGTCGATGAAGCCTATGGCCTCGGCCTCGTGGCGCGCATCGTCGATGCGGTGGGACCCGCTGCCGACGACATCGCGCGCACCATCGCCAAGGCGCCGCCGCTGGCGATGGCCTTGACGAAACAGGCCGTGGAGCTTGGCGAGGAAGTCGCCTTGGCGACGGGCATCCGCATCGAGATGGCGCAGATAGAACGGGTGCTGGCGGACGGCGGATGGCGGGCCGGCATCGAGGCTTTCGCCCGCGATGTTAACCCGGCCAAGGGAGAGTAA
- a CDS encoding nitronate monooxygenase translates to MKIETDVTRLLGIDLPIAQAGMSWASSGSALPLAVARAGGLGVIGAGPMRAADLARAIDEVRAGTERPFAVNMPLYRAGADEILDLLVARRIPILIASQGGPKRYLERFKAIGTICLHVVAGEDHARKAADAGVDGLVVVGGEAGGHPPADLVSTLVVVRAVACALAGRLPIIASGGFADGAGLAAALALGAGAANFGTRFIATPEANVHAAYKQAVLDAGIAATRTVGRDLGMIRTLANPFAERMRALETDGATLETRRAAFAASTLKMAALEGDVAEGKVEVGQAVGLIDDMVPAGELVGRIAREYLEAVARLPRAGD, encoded by the coding sequence ATGAAGATCGAAACCGACGTCACGCGCTTGCTCGGGATCGACTTGCCGATCGCACAGGCCGGCATGTCTTGGGCATCGTCCGGCTCAGCCCTGCCCTTGGCCGTCGCCCGCGCTGGCGGCCTGGGTGTCATCGGTGCCGGGCCGATGCGCGCAGCCGATTTGGCACGCGCCATCGATGAGGTGCGGGCCGGCACGGAGCGACCATTCGCCGTGAACATGCCGCTTTATCGAGCTGGCGCCGATGAGATCCTGGACCTGTTGGTCGCACGCCGCATCCCCATCCTCATCGCCTCGCAAGGCGGCCCGAAGCGTTACCTCGAACGCTTCAAGGCGATCGGTACCATCTGCCTGCATGTAGTGGCGGGCGAGGACCATGCGCGCAAGGCCGCTGATGCGGGTGTCGACGGGCTCGTGGTCGTCGGCGGCGAAGCCGGCGGGCATCCACCAGCGGACCTGGTCTCGACGCTCGTCGTCGTCCGCGCCGTAGCCTGCGCGCTCGCTGGTCGCCTGCCGATCATTGCTTCCGGCGGCTTCGCCGATGGCGCCGGACTTGCCGCCGCGCTCGCCCTTGGGGCCGGCGCGGCGAACTTCGGCACGCGCTTCATCGCAACGCCCGAAGCCAACGTGCATGCAGCCTATAAGCAGGCGGTTCTCGATGCCGGCATCGCCGCAACCCGCACCGTCGGGCGCGATCTCGGCATGATCCGCACACTGGCGAACCCCTTTGCCGAGCGCATGCGTGCGCTGGAAACGGACGGCGCCACGCTCGAAACGCGCCGCGCCGCTTTTGCCGCCAGCACGCTGAAAATGGCCGCGCTCGAAGGCGACGTGGCCGAGGGCAAGGTGGAGGTCGGTCAGGCCGTCGGGTTGATCGATGACATGGTGCCCGCCGGCGAACTCGTGGGCCGCATCGCGCGCGAATATTTGGAAGCCGTGGCCCGTCTGCCGCGCGCCGGGGACTAA
- a CDS encoding AMP-binding protein — MDFAAPCPQTTADALARASALAPDVEAIVASDGRLTYAQLAADVAHMRGALTAAGIGRGDHVGLCLGNGARWMTLFLALGAVGAVTVPMNTRFRGEELAYALRQSRVTTLFIADQFLKIDFIPMLRSICPGIDTALPDAALPDLRRVVVLGENVPHAAMSLTDFSAVIVAPPEPACRPDDILLIQYTSGTTSFPKGVMLTHASMLTNGYVSGGRIGFRIADRYHSARPFFHVAGSTLSVLSSVQHMVTLVTMDRFEGGEALLLMERERCTHFSGNDTMALMLLNHPSRPQRRLALRGAWVAASAVVMRRVIDELGARECVAGYGLSEASPNIAQSCWWEPEEVRINARMRPQPGVDVRIRAEDGSDCLPGQPGEIIVRGWNVMRGYYDKPKETAEALSPDGWLSTGDLGRLGDDGRLEFLGRVKDIVRVGGENVSPSEVEDVLHRHPAIRQAAVIGVPDPRLMEVVAAFVIPNEGAACDPTHVIAWCREQMAGFKVPRHVWIVEDFEAIGMTASSKVQKKPLAAYARKLLDLPLDLPS; from the coding sequence GTGGATTTCGCGGCTCCCTGCCCCCAAACCACGGCCGATGCGCTCGCGCGAGCGAGCGCCCTTGCACCGGATGTCGAGGCGATCGTCGCCTCGGATGGGCGGTTGACCTATGCGCAGCTCGCCGCTGATGTCGCGCATATGCGCGGCGCGCTCACGGCCGCCGGCATCGGGCGCGGCGATCACGTCGGCCTGTGCCTCGGCAACGGCGCGCGTTGGATGACGTTGTTTCTCGCGCTCGGCGCGGTGGGTGCCGTGACGGTGCCGATGAACACCCGGTTTCGCGGTGAGGAACTGGCCTATGCGCTGCGGCAATCGCGCGTGACCACACTGTTCATCGCCGATCAGTTCTTGAAGATCGACTTCATCCCCATGCTGCGCAGCATTTGCCCTGGCATTGACACCGCCCTGCCCGATGCCGCGCTGCCCGATCTGCGCCGCGTGGTCGTTCTCGGCGAGAACGTCCCGCACGCCGCGATGTCGTTGACCGATTTCAGCGCAGTCATTGTCGCACCGCCCGAGCCCGCCTGCCGGCCCGACGACATCCTGCTGATCCAATATACCTCCGGCACCACGTCCTTTCCGAAGGGCGTGATGCTGACGCACGCCAGCATGCTGACGAATGGATATGTCTCAGGCGGCCGCATCGGCTTTCGCATCGCCGATCGCTATCACTCTGCCCGCCCCTTCTTCCATGTCGCCGGCAGCACGCTGTCCGTTCTCTCTTCCGTTCAACACATGGTGACGCTGGTCACCATGGATCGCTTCGAGGGCGGAGAGGCGTTGCTGCTGATGGAGCGCGAGCGCTGCACGCATTTCTCCGGCAATGACACCATGGCGCTCATGCTGTTGAATCATCCGTCTCGACCGCAACGGCGCTTGGCGCTGCGCGGCGCCTGGGTGGCGGCATCAGCCGTCGTCATGCGCCGCGTCATCGACGAATTGGGTGCGCGCGAATGCGTCGCGGGCTACGGACTCTCCGAAGCCTCGCCGAATATTGCGCAATCCTGCTGGTGGGAGCCGGAAGAGGTGCGCATCAACGCCCGCATGCGGCCGCAGCCCGGCGTCGACGTACGTATTCGCGCAGAGGACGGCAGCGATTGCCTGCCTGGCCAACCTGGTGAAATCATCGTGCGTGGCTGGAACGTGATGCGCGGCTATTACGACAAGCCCAAAGAGACCGCCGAAGCCCTCAGCCCCGACGGTTGGCTATCGACCGGCGACCTGGGCCGGCTCGGCGACGATGGGCGGCTCGAATTTCTCGGCCGCGTCAAGGATATCGTGCGCGTCGGCGGCGAGAACGTGTCGCCAAGCGAAGTCGAGGATGTGCTGCATCGCCACCCCGCCATTCGCCAAGCCGCCGTCATCGGCGTACCCGATCCACGCCTGATGGAAGTGGTCGCCGCCTTCGTCATTCCCAACGAGGGCGCGGCATGTGATCCCACTCACGTGATCGCCTGGTGCCGCGAGCAGATGGCTGGCTTCAAAGTGCCGCGACACGTGTGGATCGTCGAGGATTTCGAAGCGATTGGCATGACGGCCAGTTCGAAAGTGCAGAAGAAGCCGCTTGCCGCCTATGCCCGCAAGCTTTTGGACTTGCCGTTGGATCTGCCGTCATGA
- a CDS encoding tripartite tricarboxylate transporter substrate binding protein — protein MDRRSFMVALGAATLMSPGAMAQSYPTRPIRLVVAFAAGGPADIFARVLANGMSTALGQQVVIENRTGTAGLLGVDTVAKSEPDGYSLCLVGAAALSTVPFMVPKMPFDWEKDLALLTLVSRVPEVMTVRTTLGINSVAELVAYAKANPGKINFGSAGVGSITHLAGELFKTEAKVDIVHVPYRGAALAVNDLLAGHIDMMTADMPVLLPQIQAGAIKALAVTTQNRVKALSAVPTTAEVGYPMVISDNWYGLVGPAQMPTEIKNKISEAALASLRASELVKQFESQEAIPSPTSAADFIAFVKSERAKWGPLIASTGIKLE, from the coding sequence ATGGACAGGCGTTCTTTCATGGTAGCGCTCGGCGCCGCGACATTGATGTCGCCAGGCGCGATGGCGCAAAGCTATCCGACACGGCCGATACGTCTGGTCGTCGCCTTCGCGGCAGGTGGACCCGCCGATATCTTCGCGCGCGTCCTGGCGAACGGCATGAGTACGGCACTGGGACAACAGGTCGTCATCGAGAACCGGACAGGCACCGCTGGCCTGCTTGGCGTCGATACGGTCGCCAAGAGTGAACCCGATGGCTATTCGCTCTGCCTGGTGGGCGCCGCAGCTCTGTCCACTGTGCCGTTCATGGTTCCCAAAATGCCGTTTGATTGGGAGAAAGACCTGGCGCTACTGACACTGGTCTCGCGCGTGCCCGAGGTGATGACCGTCCGCACCACACTTGGCATCAATAGCGTCGCCGAACTCGTGGCCTATGCGAAGGCCAATCCCGGCAAGATCAATTTCGGCTCCGCAGGCGTCGGCAGCATCACCCATCTGGCAGGCGAACTCTTCAAGACCGAGGCCAAGGTCGACATCGTGCACGTGCCCTATCGCGGTGCGGCTCTGGCAGTCAACGATCTCCTCGCCGGTCATATCGACATGATGACGGCTGACATGCCTGTTCTGTTGCCACAGATCCAGGCCGGCGCCATCAAAGCCCTCGCCGTGACGACGCAAAACCGGGTGAAGGCCTTGAGCGCCGTGCCAACCACCGCCGAGGTTGGATATCCGATGGTGATTTCCGACAATTGGTACGGATTGGTCGGCCCGGCCCAGATGCCGACAGAGATCAAGAACAAGATCAGCGAAGCGGCGCTTGCGAGCCTGCGGGCGAGCGAACTCGTCAAGCAGTTCGAGAGTCAGGAGGCTATTCCGTCTCCGACGTCCGCCGCGGATTTCATCGCCTTCGTCAAATCCGAGCGGGCCAAATGGGGACCGCTGATCGCTTCCACCGGCATCAAGCTGGAATAG
- a CDS encoding CoA transferase, with protein MKPLSGIRILDFSRVLAGPFATQILAELGAEVTKVERPRTGDESRSFEPRLPHGESGYFFALNRAKRSITLNLKSPKGQEIARRLAARADVVVENFLPGEMERFGLDYARLAAANDRLIYLSNTGFGQTGPYRNRNGYDTVFQALSGVMALTGHPDGPPAKVGIPVADLTSGLWIAIAILTSLVGRANTGKGCYVDLAMMDVQTSLLSIVAARFFALDEDPQRMGTEHHGRVPSAAFACQDGSWLHISCSDQHWFSVCQVLGLDDLAADPELATNAGRVAQRDRVMAALSRAIGTRERAPLGEALRTAGVPAGEVNSVRDILTDPHIKARGMVGTFEHPSEGTFKALRNPLRFEGFDNPDPGTPPLLGNDTDAVLQDELDFDPTAVAALRAEGVI; from the coding sequence ATGAAGCCTCTCTCCGGCATTCGTATTCTCGACTTCTCACGGGTGCTCGCGGGGCCCTTCGCGACTCAGATCCTCGCCGAATTGGGGGCCGAGGTGACGAAGGTGGAACGCCCACGCACCGGCGATGAATCGCGCAGCTTCGAGCCACGGCTGCCGCATGGCGAAAGCGGCTATTTTTTTGCGCTCAACCGCGCCAAGCGCTCGATCACGCTCAATCTGAAATCCCCGAAGGGCCAGGAGATCGCTCGCCGATTGGCGGCGCGCGCCGATGTTGTCGTCGAGAATTTCCTGCCTGGCGAGATGGAACGCTTCGGCCTGGACTATGCGCGTCTGGCGGCGGCCAACGACCGCCTCATTTATCTCTCCAACACAGGCTTCGGTCAGACCGGCCCGTATCGAAACCGCAATGGCTACGACACGGTGTTTCAGGCGCTGTCTGGCGTGATGGCGCTGACTGGGCATCCCGATGGCCCGCCGGCCAAGGTGGGCATACCCGTCGCCGACCTAACGTCAGGCCTATGGATCGCCATCGCCATCCTGACGAGCTTGGTCGGCCGCGCCAACACGGGCAAGGGTTGCTATGTCGATCTGGCAATGATGGACGTGCAGACGAGCCTGTTGAGCATCGTTGCGGCGCGTTTCTTCGCTTTGGATGAAGACCCGCAGCGCATGGGGACCGAGCATCATGGCCGCGTGCCCTCCGCCGCCTTCGCCTGCCAGGACGGCAGCTGGCTGCACATCAGCTGCAGCGACCAGCATTGGTTTTCGGTGTGCCAGGTGCTCGGGCTCGACGATCTCGCCGCCGATCCAGAACTCGCGACCAATGCCGGGCGCGTCGCGCAGCGCGACCGCGTCATGGCCGCTCTGAGCCGTGCGATCGGCACCCGCGAGCGTGCACCCCTGGGCGAAGCGCTGCGCACTGCGGGCGTTCCAGCCGGCGAGGTGAACAGCGTGCGCGACATTCTCACCGATCCCCACATCAAGGCCCGTGGCATGGTTGGCACCTTTGAACATCCAAGCGAGGGGACGTTCAAGGCTTTGCGCAACCCGCTGCGCTTTGAGGGCTTCGACAATCCAGACCCTGGCACGCCGCCGCTTCTGGGGAACGATACCGACGCAGTTCTGCAAGATGAACTCGACTTCGATCCGACAGCCGTTGCGGCCTTGCGCGCCGAGGGAGTGATCTGA
- a CDS encoding enoyl-CoA hydratase/isomerase family protein, whose translation MSNELLVENRGAIRILRMNRPEKLNALNTALTEALLQAFEAADADDSVRAMVLTGEGRSFCAGADLSEFKNLTPEHQHLVVKRADLTCRTQAILQKLSKPVVSAVCGAAVGGGAGLAIGCDMMVAGTDLKFGYPELKHDIVPALVMTGMQRHLGRKIAFELISTGRLLTAIEAAELGLANRVVPPAQALETALEIANVWAAANPMAMAAVKNLFYRVADLPYDAAMAAGRDVNALMRSFRSAGA comes from the coding sequence ATGTCGAATGAACTTCTCGTTGAAAATCGCGGCGCAATTCGCATTCTGCGGATGAACCGTCCCGAGAAACTCAACGCCCTCAACACAGCTTTGACGGAGGCGCTGCTGCAGGCCTTTGAAGCGGCGGATGCGGACGATAGCGTGCGCGCGATGGTGTTGACCGGTGAAGGCCGCAGTTTCTGCGCTGGCGCGGATCTTTCCGAGTTTAAGAATCTGACACCGGAGCACCAACATCTCGTCGTCAAGCGCGCCGATTTAACCTGTCGAACCCAAGCCATTTTGCAGAAGCTCAGCAAACCCGTCGTCTCCGCCGTCTGCGGCGCAGCCGTTGGCGGTGGCGCCGGTCTTGCCATCGGTTGCGACATGATGGTGGCGGGCACCGATCTCAAGTTCGGCTATCCGGAACTCAAGCATGATATCGTGCCGGCCTTGGTGATGACCGGCATGCAGCGCCATCTCGGGCGCAAGATAGCGTTCGAGCTCATCAGCACGGGGCGGCTTCTGACAGCGATCGAAGCCGCAGAGCTTGGTTTGGCCAATCGCGTCGTGCCGCCCGCGCAAGCGCTCGAAACCGCTCTTGAGATCGCCAATGTCTGGGCGGCGGCGAACCCCATGGCCATGGCGGCGGTTAAGAACCTTTTCTACCGCGTCGCCGATCTGCCTTACGACGCGGCCATGGCGGCTGGTCGCGATGTCAACGCCTTGATGCGCAGCTTCCGGAGCGCGGGCGCATGA